From a single Silene latifolia isolate original U9 population chromosome 6, ASM4854445v1, whole genome shotgun sequence genomic region:
- the LOC141588766 gene encoding MLP-like protein 31, which translates to MGVFGKLQVEVDITPSGDVFHELFANQPHHLSTIVPDQVHGYDVHEGELGKPGSIIQWDYTLDGKKSVAKQELEVVDEEKKMIKFKFLEGSDLLKEYKNMSVTFQAIPKGDFEAILWDIDFERFDDFGPYPTSVMDFFIKVTRDVEAHHHANA; encoded by the exons ATGGGTGTATTTGGGAAATTACAAGTAGAAGTAGACATTACGCCGTCGGGAGATGTGTTCCATGAGTTGTTTGCAAACCAGCCTCACCATCTTTCCACCATTGTTCCTGATCAAGTTCATGGTTATGATGTGCATGAGGGTGAACTTGGCAAACCTGGGTCTATTATTCAATGGGACTATACTCTCG ATGGAAAAAAATCAGTTGCAAAACAGGAACTTGAAGTCGTAGATGAGGAGAAGAAGAtgataaaatttaaatttttagaAGGATCAGATTTGCTTAAAGAATACAAGAATATGTCAGTAACTTTTCAAGCAATACCAAAGGGTGATTTTGAAGCAATCTTATGGGATATTGACTTTGAAAGATTTGATGATTTTGGGCCTTACCCAACTTCTGTAATGGACTTTTTCATCAAAGTGACCAGAGATGTTGAGGCTCATCATCATGCTAATGCATGA
- the LOC141585782 gene encoding MLP-like protein 43, which translates to MGVTGKLEVEVDIKASGDVFHELLGKRPHHVSNMVPDHIHGCDLHEGEFGELGSILKWDYTLDGKKSADKHLVEVIDEENKILRIKLMEGSDLLQVYKSMKISLHVIPKGDIDAILWKIEFERFDDFGPYPTNVMDFIIKVTRDLEAHHVHV; encoded by the exons ATGGGTGTGACAGGGAAGCTTGAAGTAGAAGTAGACATTAAGGCGTCGGGAGATGTATTCCATGAGTTGCTTGGAAAGAGACCACACCATGTTTCCAACATGGTTCCTGATCATATTCATGGTTGTGATCTCCACGAGGGTGAATTTGGCGAACTTGGTTCTATTCTTAAATGGGACTATACTCTTG ATGGGAAAAAATCTGCTGATAAGCACTTAGTTGAAGTCATAGATGAGGAGAATAAGATTTTAAGAATAAAACTCATGGAAGGATCAGATCTGCTTCAAGTGTACAAGAGTATGAAAATAAGTCTTCATGTGATACCAAAGGGTGATATTGACGCAATTTTATGGAAAATAGAGTTTGAGAGGTTTGATGATTTTGGGCCTTATCCAACTAATGTCATGGACTTTATCATTAAGGTGACCCGAGATCTTGAGGCCCATCATGTCCATGTATGA
- the LOC141588767 gene encoding uncharacterized protein LOC141588767: MAHALPLSHLMEVEVVAVLPPKVAVPDLFMEMKITPQRPALSLMTWNVQGAGSAALMSMLRELIRINKPRVLALVETHISGETAQRVCDRITFGGRTRVKADGKFNAIWYYLVIYASPDLAKKEELWRDLEDFAATHNRLWMAMGDFNDTRFLQERNGTGDTMRRRCVMFSSWSENNDWIDLNYTGLDFTWARGHTAATRKWARLDRAIWNSNWRVTFSEGALRNLVQNQSDHCPILVNTNGFAPIPQIIKPFSFQAAWMCHEKFSEFVKSNWRND, from the exons ATGGCGCATGCGCTACCCCTGTCACATTTAATGGAAGTGGAAGTAGTGGCAGTTTTACCTCCGAAGGTAGCAGTCCCAGATTTATTCATGGAGATGAAAATCACCCCTCAG AGACCAGCTCTGAGTCTAATGACCTGGAATGTTCAAGGAGCGGGTAGTGCAGCCTTAATGTCGATGCTTAGGGAATTAATTCGCATTAATAAGCCTCGAGTTTTGGCTCTAGTTGAAACACATATTAGTGGAGAGACTGCACAAAGGGTTTGTGATAGGATTACTTTCGGAGGTCGAACCAGAGTGAAAGCGGATG GAAAGTTCAATGCGATATGGTACTATTTGGTTATATATGCAAGCCCAGACTTGGCTAAGAAGGAGGAATTGTGGCGAGACCTAGAGGATTTTGCGGCTACACACAACAGACTGTGGATGGCTATGGGAGATTTTAATGATACTAGATTCTTACAAGAAAGGAATGGGACTGGAGATACTATGCGACGGAGATGTGTCATGTTCAGTTCTTGGTCAGAGAATAATGATTGGATTGACCTCAACTATACAGGACTAGATTTCACTTGGGCAAGAGGTCACACTGCTGCTACAAGGAAATGGGCTCGGTTGGACAGAGCCATATGGAATTCTAACTGGCGAGTGACATTTTCAGAGGGGGCTCTACGTAACTTGGTTCAAAATCAGTCTGACCATTGCCCAATATTGGTAAATACGAATGGATTTGCTCCAATACCTCAAATAATAAAACCATTCAGTTTCCAAGCAGCGTGGATGTGTCACGAGAAGTTCTCTGAATTTGTTAAATCTAATTGGCGAAATGATTAG